A region from the Kineothrix sp. IPX-CK genome encodes:
- a CDS encoding D-alanyl-D-alanine carboxypeptidase family protein → MSFNHFRLNKKPFYLHKLKKKLCLFTLSAAIFSSAFAADTAYVQAASLDELTQAMENRKTLPIQSNEIENWPAGPQIGAESAIVMEANTGTILYSKNIHEQLYPASTTKILTCLIAAENSSLDEMVTFSRNAVFSIPRGSSNMGMDEGQSITMEECLYGILIGSANEVANAVAEHVGGSIEGFAEMMNEKAKELGCTDSHFVNANGLHDDDHYTSAYDLATIARAFYKNELLAKISGMPSYHFEPTATQPDDFILRTHHKIVNNEYPCEGIIGGKTGYTDNSRQTLVSCAERNGMKLICVIMKEESPKQFTDTVDLFQYGFSNFEIVNVSENETNYDINNADFFQTDNDIFGNSKPVLSLNKDSYIVLPKTAVFQDTQSSISYDVESDSQIAKIDYTYNGVYVGNATVDIALNTESSYDFDTSIEGTASDAPEADSEDPQENVIFVNVKRVLSFILIVAGILILLFVVKSVIQNYSFAKRRRSRLRRKSRRKNRMRSQYKDFDF, encoded by the coding sequence ATGTCTTTTAATCATTTCAGGCTTAATAAAAAGCCTTTTTATCTTCATAAATTAAAGAAAAAACTCTGTCTTTTTACTCTGTCGGCCGCCATATTTTCCTCCGCTTTTGCAGCAGATACTGCATATGTACAGGCAGCTAGTCTGGACGAGCTTACTCAGGCTATGGAGAATAGAAAAACCCTTCCCATCCAGTCCAACGAAATAGAGAACTGGCCCGCAGGTCCTCAGATCGGCGCCGAATCGGCCATTGTCATGGAAGCTAATACGGGAACAATCCTATACAGCAAGAACATTCATGAACAATTATATCCCGCCAGCACCACCAAGATTCTTACCTGCTTGATAGCAGCCGAGAATTCCTCTCTGGACGAAATGGTCACCTTCTCCCGCAACGCCGTTTTCTCCATTCCCAGAGGAAGCTCGAATATGGGTATGGACGAAGGACAGTCTATTACTATGGAGGAATGCTTATATGGAATCCTTATCGGGTCAGCCAATGAGGTTGCCAATGCGGTTGCGGAGCATGTGGGCGGCAGCATAGAGGGCTTTGCAGAAATGATGAATGAAAAGGCCAAAGAGCTAGGCTGTACCGATTCTCATTTTGTCAATGCTAACGGCCTGCACGACGACGACCATTATACTTCCGCTTATGACCTCGCCACCATCGCCCGGGCTTTTTATAAGAACGAACTCCTGGCAAAAATATCAGGTATGCCTTCTTATCATTTCGAACCTACCGCCACCCAGCCCGACGACTTCATCCTTCGCACGCACCATAAGATTGTGAATAACGAATATCCCTGTGAAGGTATCATCGGCGGCAAGACCGGTTATACAGATAACTCCAGACAGACTCTTGTAAGCTGTGCGGAACGAAACGGCATGAAGCTCATCTGTGTTATTATGAAGGAGGAATCCCCCAAACAGTTTACAGATACGGTAGATTTGTTTCAATACGGCTTCAGCAATTTTGAAATCGTCAATGTATCGGAGAACGAGACAAACTATGATATAAACAACGCCGATTTTTTCCAGACAGACAACGATATCTTCGGCAACTCCAAACCGGTTCTGTCCCTCAACAAGGACAGCTATATCGTACTTCCGAAGACGGCAGTTTTCCAGGATACACAATCTTCTATCTCTTATGATGTCGAAAGCGACAGCCAGATTGCCAAAATCGATTATACTTATAACGGCGTATACGTAGGAAACGCGACTGTGGATATCGCTCTTAACACGGAATCCTCTTACGATTTCGACACCTCCATAGAAGGCACCGCTTCCGACGCGCCGGAAGCAGACAGTGAGGATCCTCAGGAGAATGTTATATTTGTCAATGTGAAAAGGGTCTTATCCTTTATTCTTATCGTTGCGGGCATATTAATTCTCTTATTCGTAGTGAAATCTGTCATACAGAATTACAGTTTCGCAAAAAGGCGCAGAAGCCGTCTGCGGAGAAAAAGCAGACGAAAGAATAGAATGCGCTCCCAGTACAAAGATTTTGATTTTTAG
- the trmB gene encoding tRNA (guanosine(46)-N7)-methyltransferase TrmB, translated as MRLRNISGSREIIGESEFVIREPEKQKGSWRSVFGNDRPIHIEIGMGKGRFIMDMAKAYPDINYIGIEKYSSVLLRAIQKMEQKEALPNIRFVRMDAETITEVFREKEVERIYLNFSDPWPKDRHAKRRLPSKEFLARYDKILAKEGHLEFKTDNKDLFLFALEELENAGWRAEKVTYDLHRDEEMMRGNIMTEYEDKFSSLGNPIYKYIIVR; from the coding sequence ATGCGTTTACGGAATATATCAGGCTCGAGAGAAATTATCGGTGAAAGCGAATTCGTTATTAGGGAGCCGGAGAAGCAAAAGGGAAGCTGGCGGAGTGTCTTTGGTAATGACCGGCCCATACACATCGAAATAGGAATGGGAAAAGGCCGTTTTATCATGGATATGGCGAAGGCTTATCCGGACATTAATTATATCGGGATCGAAAAATATTCCAGTGTTTTGCTGCGAGCAATACAAAAGATGGAGCAGAAGGAAGCTCTGCCAAATATCCGTTTTGTACGGATGGATGCCGAGACCATTACGGAGGTCTTCCGGGAAAAGGAGGTGGAGAGGATTTATCTCAATTTTTCCGACCCGTGGCCCAAGGACAGACACGCTAAGCGCCGTCTGCCGTCTAAGGAATTCCTCGCACGCTATGATAAGATATTGGCAAAGGAAGGACATCTGGAATTCAAGACGGACAATAAGGATTTGTTCCTATTCGCCTTGGAGGAGTTGGAAAACGCCGGCTGGAGAGCAGAGAAGGTGACTTACGACCTGCACCGTGACGAGGAGATGATGCGGGGAAATATAATGACCGAATATGAAGATAAATTTTCTTCTTTAGGTAATCCTATTTATAAATATATTATTGTGAGATAG
- the trxA gene encoding thioredoxin: MEYKFTTANFEEEVLKSDVPVLVDFFADWCGPCKMMAPVVVELAKELEGKVKIGKCNVDEEMEVAQKYRVMSIPTFIIFKGGEAVSVTVGGVSKADLENKLQEALTK; encoded by the coding sequence ATGGAATACAAATTTACAACGGCAAATTTTGAGGAAGAGGTTCTGAAATCGGATGTTCCGGTATTGGTGGATTTTTTTGCAGATTGGTGCGGACCCTGTAAGATGATGGCTCCTGTGGTGGTGGAGCTTGCGAAAGAGCTGGAAGGGAAGGTAAAGATAGGTAAGTGCAATGTGGATGAGGAAATGGAGGTAGCACAGAAATATCGAGTGATGTCCATACCTACGTTTATCATATTTAAAGGGGGAGAAGCAGTAAGCGTAACCGTCGGAGGTGTATCTAAGGCGGATTTAGAGAATAAGCTGCAAGAGGCGCTGACGAAGTAA
- a CDS encoding GH25 family lysozyme, producing the protein MDILMSEHRKKRVRYNKKHVAVVAGSGAAILLVLVLAVILVKSVFFGEKKEDTEVAAVQVLEETQEPAEEEPLKEAEGEADAETEDLHVVADVAEMDDDEDPQEAESMGEDGAGAASDISAVIKGANETGEVSYGIDVAKWQGTIDWQQVADSGVEFAIIRVGYRTQKTGIIMEDPLAKYNMQQAKEAGLKLGVYFFSTAITQEEAREEAAWVTSFIAQYPITYPVVYNCEGFQSSESRQYGLEKSVRSDCAAAFLDYVQSKGYTPMFYAAKNEMQGNALWDTDELSSKYKIWVSQYPELPYPQTVSSSYSGTHAMWQYTSQGTVPGVPKGVDMNVAYFSYSQAAEAVDDTPYEAVEADPEALLDMAEVNEQVTAKIETNLRSIPSTASEDTIVGKLKNKEVVTRTGISASGWSRLEYNGQRVYAVSSYLTTELEYEAPAAAVQPSSIYQPVNETVTAKKVTNLRSAASSSSDDTIVAVLQNGETVTRTGIGSNGWSQVDYNGQTLYAISSYLTTDLGYVQTTPDTSVYTDVNEQVTPKIECNLRTEPSTANEGTVVATIRNGDVVTRTGINPNTGWSRLDYNGQTVYAVSSYLTPVQ; encoded by the coding sequence GTGGATATTTTAATGAGTGAGCATAGAAAAAAACGTGTGAGGTACAACAAGAAGCATGTAGCGGTGGTGGCCGGATCGGGAGCCGCTATCCTTCTTGTGCTGGTACTTGCTGTTATCTTGGTAAAGTCCGTATTTTTTGGAGAGAAAAAGGAGGATACGGAGGTGGCTGCCGTTCAGGTACTTGAGGAAACTCAGGAACCGGCCGAAGAGGAGCCCCTGAAGGAGGCAGAAGGAGAAGCTGATGCGGAGACAGAAGATTTGCATGTAGTCGCCGATGTAGCGGAGATGGACGATGATGAGGACCCTCAGGAAGCGGAAAGCATGGGTGAGGACGGCGCAGGAGCAGCGTCGGATATAAGTGCGGTGATTAAAGGGGCCAATGAAACAGGAGAGGTTTCCTATGGCATCGATGTGGCCAAATGGCAGGGAACCATAGACTGGCAGCAAGTAGCGGACTCCGGCGTAGAATTCGCTATTATCCGTGTGGGCTACCGTACCCAGAAAACGGGAATCATTATGGAGGATCCATTAGCAAAATATAATATGCAGCAGGCTAAAGAAGCAGGGCTTAAATTAGGTGTTTATTTTTTCTCAACAGCGATAACTCAGGAAGAGGCCAGAGAGGAAGCTGCATGGGTAACGAGCTTCATCGCCCAGTATCCCATCACCTATCCGGTAGTTTATAACTGCGAAGGTTTCCAGTCCTCGGAAAGCAGGCAGTACGGCTTGGAGAAAAGTGTAAGGAGCGACTGTGCGGCTGCATTCCTGGATTATGTACAGAGCAAGGGATATACTCCTATGTTCTACGCAGCGAAAAATGAGATGCAGGGAAATGCGCTGTGGGATACGGATGAGCTAAGCAGTAAGTACAAGATATGGGTATCTCAGTATCCTGAGCTTCCTTATCCTCAGACTGTCTCGTCCAGCTACAGCGGCACTCATGCTATGTGGCAGTACACTAGTCAGGGCACGGTGCCCGGTGTTCCAAAGGGCGTGGATATGAATGTGGCTTATTTCAGCTATAGTCAGGCGGCGGAGGCGGTGGATGACACTCCTTATGAAGCGGTAGAAGCAGACCCGGAGGCACTGCTGGATATGGCGGAAGTAAATGAGCAGGTAACCGCGAAAATAGAGACAAATCTTCGTTCAATACCGAGTACAGCCAGCGAAGATACAATCGTGGGAAAGTTGAAGAACAAAGAGGTGGTAACCAGAACCGGTATTTCTGCCAGCGGATGGTCAAGGCTTGAGTATAATGGGCAAAGGGTATATGCGGTGAGCAGCTATTTGACTACGGAGCTGGAATATGAGGCTCCGGCAGCAGCAGTACAGCCATCCTCCATTTACCAGCCGGTGAACGAGACGGTGACGGCTAAGAAGGTAACCAATCTAAGGAGCGCAGCCAGTTCGTCAAGTGATGATACGATAGTGGCGGTACTCCAGAACGGAGAAACGGTAACACGTACCGGAATCGGAAGCAACGGCTGGTCACAGGTAGATTATAACGGACAGACCTTGTATGCCATCAGCAGCTATCTGACTACCGATTTAGGATATGTACAGACGACTCCTGATACTTCCGTCTATACCGATGTCAACGAGCAGGTGACACCGAAGATTGAATGCAATCTGCGTACGGAACCGAGTACGGCAAACGAAGGTACGGTAGTGGCAACGATAAGGAATGGGGATGTTGTGACCAGAACAGGAATTAACCCGAATACGGGGTGGTCAAGACTGGACTATAACGGACAGACGGTATATGCGGTGAGCAGCTATCTGACACCGGTGCAGTAA
- a CDS encoding GntR family transcriptional regulator, translating to MQLFQKKIDKSTPIPLYFQLKTILLNDIKDNCFAVGDAIPTESELVEFYHISRSTVRQAISELVQEGWLIRKASKGTFVTKPEQNSSYIRSFEPFYQQISRLGKTPRTELIDLSVVTPTSEIAEKLNLKPDQKVISMFRRRFADDIPMVTFQNYIPYDLCSFILSYDFKSYSLYELLMTNPETQIANTKTIVSAMNATSEDIELLNVKVNAPMLYFHNISTTSEGVIIDYAFAHYRGDLNKFEFDGSPKYYP from the coding sequence ATGCAACTATTCCAAAAGAAGATAGATAAAAGTACACCGATTCCGTTGTACTTTCAACTAAAAACAATTTTATTAAATGATATCAAAGACAACTGCTTTGCAGTAGGAGATGCGATCCCTACGGAAAGCGAATTGGTAGAATTTTATCACATCAGCCGTTCTACGGTGAGACAGGCTATATCGGAACTCGTTCAGGAAGGGTGGCTGATAAGAAAAGCCAGTAAAGGAACCTTTGTAACGAAGCCGGAGCAGAACTCCAGCTACATTCGTTCTTTCGAACCTTTCTATCAGCAGATTTCAAGATTGGGAAAAACGCCCCGGACAGAACTGATTGATCTAAGCGTTGTTACTCCCACATCGGAAATTGCCGAAAAATTGAATCTAAAGCCGGACCAAAAAGTCATCTCTATGTTCAGAAGGCGCTTTGCCGATGATATTCCCATGGTAACTTTTCAAAATTATATACCATATGACTTATGTTCTTTTATTCTGAGCTATGATTTCAAATCTTATTCTTTATATGAATTATTAATGACCAATCCGGAAACGCAGATTGCCAATACAAAAACCATTGTTTCTGCAATGAATGCTACTTCCGAAGATATTGAACTGCTGAATGTAAAGGTAAATGCTCCTATGCTTTACTTCCATAACATATCTACTACGTCGGAAGGTGTTATTATTGATTATGCCTTTGCTCATTACCGGGGTGATTTAAACAAATTTGAGTTTGACGGCAGCCCAAAATATTATCCTTAA
- a CDS encoding sugar kinase produces the protein MKILCIGMMVCDTLLSPVPSNILELDSVSINKPSVCCGGDALNVAIGLAKLDNPVSIIGRISSDTNGKFILNECKKYNIDVSGVIYDEESATAASYALIDEKGERHFLSEKSIFGRLQGKDISDKAIEDADIIYIGSAMALRKMDEEGIHSVFSRAHGQGKITVMDAAINREDPHRDWLKYLAPAFMETDVFFPSIDEAIKITGETNPEKIAEYFRPFSIKIFGIKLGASGCFVTDFKHKRFIRCPENMPVVDTTGAGDSFMAGLVSGLARGFDVFSSTQLAVSVATKNVGAVGGTAGIPNFEEAYLFYKENYQ, from the coding sequence ATGAAGATACTTTGTATAGGAATGATGGTATGCGACACATTGCTTTCTCCTGTGCCCTCCAATATTTTGGAGCTGGATAGTGTGAGCATCAATAAACCGTCCGTATGCTGCGGAGGAGATGCTTTAAATGTAGCAATTGGTCTTGCTAAATTAGATAATCCCGTATCAATAATAGGAAGGATCTCGAGTGATACAAATGGCAAGTTTATTCTGAATGAATGTAAGAAATATAACATTGATGTTTCCGGCGTAATTTATGATGAAGAGAGTGCCACTGCGGCTTCCTATGCGCTGATCGACGAAAAGGGAGAAAGACATTTCCTTTCGGAAAAATCTATTTTTGGAAGATTGCAGGGTAAAGATATTTCAGATAAGGCAATTGAGGATGCAGATATTATTTATATCGGTTCCGCCATGGCTCTACGTAAAATGGACGAGGAAGGCATACACAGCGTATTCTCGAGAGCACACGGGCAAGGGAAAATAACCGTTATGGATGCGGCCATCAACAGAGAGGATCCCCACAGGGATTGGCTGAAATATTTGGCTCCGGCCTTTATGGAGACAGATGTGTTTTTTCCCAGCATCGATGAAGCGATTAAAATAACCGGGGAAACAAATCCAGAAAAAATAGCAGAATATTTCAGGCCGTTTTCTATAAAAATATTTGGAATTAAATTAGGAGCCTCAGGCTGTTTTGTCACGGATTTTAAGCATAAAAGATTTATTAGATGTCCGGAAAATATGCCGGTAGTTGATACGACCGGCGCAGGGGACTCTTTTATGGCAGGTCTGGTAAGCGGCCTGGCAAGAGGCTTCGATGTTTTTTCCAGCACTCAGCTTGCCGTAAGCGTTGCGACTAAAAATGTAGGTGCCGTAGGAGGAACGGCAGGAATCCCCAATTTTGAAGAAGCTTATCTTTTTTACAAAGAAAACTATCAATAA
- a CDS encoding class II fructose-bisphosphate aldolase — MKFAPMKEILKLAEEQKVAYGAFVTVSYETALAAIEAGSELNCPVIFITGTDCCDLMGGFEGTVETVKRAAANSKVPIALHLDHCRTYEECVQAIQAGYSSVMIDGSSLPFEENIALTKKVVDYAHTLGITVEGELGKLVGEEGNLVVKGPEGAQTDPQEAKEFVERTGVDCLAVSIGTQHGHYIAAPQLNIERLKAIQEVVEVPLVLHGGSGTPIDQVQESIRNGIRKINVATDVLTAVANSFEELKKQPGFKYNTAMFINSKNAAKELIKGKMKDFRFEK; from the coding sequence ATGAAATTTGCACCAATGAAAGAAATTCTCAAATTAGCGGAGGAACAAAAAGTTGCATACGGCGCGTTTGTAACAGTTTCTTATGAGACTGCACTGGCGGCTATCGAGGCAGGATCCGAACTCAATTGCCCGGTAATCTTTATTACCGGAACAGATTGCTGTGATCTAATGGGAGGATTCGAAGGAACGGTAGAGACCGTAAAAAGAGCTGCGGCAAATTCAAAAGTGCCTATTGCGCTTCATTTAGACCATTGCCGTACCTATGAAGAATGCGTACAGGCTATTCAGGCGGGATATTCTTCCGTTATGATCGATGGCTCGTCCCTTCCGTTTGAAGAGAACATAGCGCTCACCAAAAAAGTAGTGGATTATGCGCACACATTAGGTATTACAGTAGAGGGAGAACTGGGAAAACTTGTAGGTGAAGAAGGAAACTTAGTGGTAAAGGGTCCGGAAGGCGCACAGACCGATCCGCAGGAAGCAAAGGAATTCGTGGAAAGGACAGGCGTCGATTGCCTGGCAGTCAGCATCGGAACACAGCATGGACATTACATAGCAGCGCCTCAGTTGAACATAGAAAGGCTGAAAGCGATCCAGGAAGTAGTCGAAGTACCTCTTGTATTGCATGGAGGCTCCGGAACGCCTATCGATCAGGTACAGGAATCCATACGTAACGGTATCCGGAAGATCAATGTGGCTACGGACGTTCTTACAGCGGTGGCCAATTCTTTTGAAGAACTGAAGAAACAGCCCGGATTCAAATATAATACGGCAATGTTCATTAATTCTAAAAATGCGGCAAAAGAGCTTATTAAAGGCAAGATGAAGGATTTCAGATTCGAGAAGTGA
- a CDS encoding galactose ABC transporter substrate-binding protein — protein MKKRMVSVLLAAVMTLSLMACGAKETAQEAPAAETPASAKEEPEEEAQEEEPAAETASDVKSTVIWRAFDDQFQSGFRIIMQNEEEKIGGITLDMQDAANDVSTAISKLEAALTKGTDVVAICAPDRESTETMAQKTNEEGVPAVFFNMEPMETTMQTYDNIYYVGAQAKESGEMCAQALINYWNSNKEVADKNKDGVLQLVILQGEIGQQDVVLRTQAYEETLKAQGIDYEVLAMDTANWDQAQALDKMNAWITAYGIDGIEGVLCNNDNMAMGAMQACINNGYNNGDADKFVPIVGIDANIDALEVMKADSLLGTVLNDRLSQSDAIINVIKAAKEGKEVTEEVVGVDCTVDGKYVWVPYVIVDSSNLDSTLELMSSISQ, from the coding sequence ATGAAAAAGAGAATGGTAAGTGTATTATTGGCAGCAGTTATGACGTTATCTTTAATGGCATGCGGTGCAAAAGAAACCGCACAGGAAGCACCTGCGGCAGAGACTCCCGCTTCTGCTAAGGAGGAGCCGGAAGAAGAGGCGCAGGAGGAGGAGCCTGCGGCAGAAACAGCCTCTGATGTAAAATCCACTGTTATTTGGAGGGCGTTTGATGACCAGTTCCAAAGCGGCTTTAGAATCATCATGCAGAACGAAGAAGAAAAAATAGGCGGTATCACTCTTGATATGCAGGATGCAGCAAATGACGTTTCCACAGCAATCAGTAAGCTTGAGGCGGCTTTGACGAAAGGTACCGATGTTGTTGCTATCTGTGCACCTGATCGTGAAAGTACGGAGACTATGGCTCAGAAGACGAACGAAGAAGGGGTGCCGGCAGTATTTTTTAACATGGAACCTATGGAGACGACTATGCAGACCTATGACAATATTTATTATGTAGGCGCTCAGGCTAAGGAGTCAGGTGAAATGTGTGCGCAGGCATTAATAAATTACTGGAACAGCAATAAAGAAGTTGCAGATAAGAATAAGGACGGAGTTCTTCAGCTCGTTATTTTGCAGGGAGAAATCGGGCAGCAGGACGTTGTGCTTCGTACCCAGGCTTATGAGGAAACTTTAAAAGCACAGGGTATTGATTATGAAGTACTGGCGATGGATACAGCCAACTGGGATCAGGCACAGGCGCTGGATAAGATGAATGCATGGATTACAGCTTATGGAATTGACGGAATAGAAGGTGTTCTTTGCAATAATGATAATATGGCAATGGGTGCAATGCAGGCATGTATCAATAATGGATATAATAATGGCGATGCGGACAAATTTGTTCCTATCGTAGGAATCGATGCAAATATCGATGCGTTGGAAGTAATGAAAGCGGACTCTTTATTGGGAACGGTACTTAATGACAGATTAAGTCAGTCTGATGCTATTATCAATGTAATCAAAGCTGCAAAAGAAGGTAAAGAGGTTACGGAAGAAGTGGTGGGAGTTGATTGCACGGTTGATGGAAAATATGTATGGGTTCCTTACGTAATTGTAGATTCGAGCAACCTGGATTCCACATTGGAACTTATGAGTTCTATTTCACAGTAA
- a CDS encoding sugar ABC transporter ATP-binding protein, which yields MEKYRLKVSNMSKSFPGVKALNNVQLAVRPGSVHALIGENGAGKSTLMKCLFGLYHPEEGTIELDGEKVNITDPNTALKLGISMIHQELNPIPYRNVIDNMWVGRFEKKGPIVDEERMKAKTEELLQDLEFDIPAETLAKDLSVSQMQAIEIAKAVSYDAKVIIMDEPTSSLTVAETKHLFHIINRLKAEGRSIIYISHKLEEIFEIADEITVMRDGQYVGRWDIEDITIDELIHQMVGRNMEERFPPSEDTIQDKVLLKVENLTSAEEHSFEHISFELYKGEILGIGGLVGAQRTELVEAIFGLRKIISGTLTMDGKTIQNNTPQDAIKNKFALLTEERRSTGIIPMLSVWDNTLAVAYKKLADNIIGYINKQKIEKDVDRVCKDLDVRMAGTETLIKNLSGGNQQKVLVGRWLLSDCDILILDEPTRGVDVGAKYEIYRIMRDLIKKGKAIIMVSSEMPELLGMSDTIMIMCEGKLSGVLKQSEATQVEVMKYATKFSNKAKEEASE from the coding sequence TTGGAAAAGTACCGATTGAAAGTAAGTAATATGTCAAAATCTTTTCCGGGCGTAAAGGCGCTGAATAATGTACAGCTGGCAGTAAGACCGGGTTCGGTGCATGCTTTAATCGGAGAAAACGGTGCCGGTAAATCAACATTGATGAAATGCCTGTTCGGATTGTATCATCCGGAGGAAGGGACGATAGAGCTGGACGGCGAAAAAGTGAATATCACAGATCCGAATACTGCTTTGAAATTAGGCATCTCCATGATACATCAGGAATTGAATCCGATTCCTTACCGCAATGTGATAGACAATATGTGGGTGGGAAGATTTGAGAAAAAAGGGCCCATTGTAGATGAAGAACGGATGAAAGCAAAGACAGAAGAGCTGCTTCAGGATTTGGAGTTTGATATTCCGGCAGAGACACTGGCAAAGGATTTATCCGTTTCTCAGATGCAGGCAATAGAAATAGCCAAAGCGGTATCTTATGATGCCAAAGTTATCATAATGGACGAACCGACCTCTTCTTTGACAGTTGCGGAGACGAAACATCTTTTTCACATTATCAACCGTCTGAAGGCAGAAGGGCGTTCTATTATATATATATCCCATAAGCTGGAAGAAATATTTGAAATTGCAGATGAAATAACAGTAATGCGCGACGGACAATACGTAGGAAGATGGGATATCGAGGATATAACCATCGATGAATTAATTCATCAGATGGTGGGACGTAATATGGAAGAACGGTTTCCTCCTTCCGAGGATACCATACAGGATAAGGTGCTTTTAAAGGTTGAGAATCTGACGAGTGCCGAGGAACATTCATTTGAACATATCAGCTTTGAACTTTATAAAGGAGAAATATTGGGGATCGGCGGTTTGGTAGGTGCCCAGAGAACGGAGCTGGTGGAAGCTATTTTCGGGCTCAGAAAGATTATCTCTGGAACGCTTACTATGGACGGTAAGACAATCCAGAATAATACACCGCAGGATGCCATTAAGAACAAATTTGCATTGCTGACCGAAGAGAGGCGTTCCACAGGAATTATTCCCATGCTTTCCGTATGGGATAATACTCTGGCAGTTGCATATAAAAAGCTGGCTGATAATATTATCGGATATATTAATAAACAAAAAATAGAAAAAGATGTGGACAGAGTATGTAAAGACTTAGATGTCAGGATGGCGGGCACGGAAACATTGATTAAAAATCTGTCCGGAGGGAATCAGCAAAAAGTCCTGGTAGGAAGGTGGCTGCTTTCAGACTGCGATATCCTTATTCTGGACGAGCCCACAAGAGGTGTGGATGTAGGCGCGAAATATGAAATTTATAGAATTATGAGAGATCTCATAAAAAAAGGAAAAGCGATCATCATGGTATCTTCAGAAATGCCGGAGCTTCTTGGCATGTCGGATACTATCATGATTATGTGTGAAGGAAAGCTATCCGGAGTATTAAAGCAAAGCGAGGCAACTCAGGTGGAAGTAATGAAGTATGCAACAAAGTTTTCTAATAAGGCAAAAGAGGAGGCTTCCGAATGA
- a CDS encoding ABC transporter permease subunit encodes MKTINIKKILVDKALVIVLLFMIIGIIIIEPSFLQWRVFTDIITQSAVKMICALGLMFPLLIGGTDLAGGRQVGLAAVLVASMSQMSTYSNRFWPNLPELPIIIPMLVAIAAVAAIGAINGFMVSRLKMAPFIATFGMSTIVYGINCLYFAKKPNNSQPIGGIREDLRFLSSYKIFDQVSLLVAIAIAAVVIVWFVLNKTVFGKNIYIVGGNADAARVSGVNVGKVIMAVFIIESCLVGLAGIMEVARTGGANSSYGMAYEFDAISSCVVGGVSLSGGIGKVSGAAIGVIIFTFISYGLAFIGVNSNWQLIIKGIIICSAVALDMRKNA; translated from the coding sequence ATGAAAACTATAAACATCAAAAAAATCTTGGTCGATAAGGCACTTGTTATCGTGCTGCTATTTATGATTATTGGAATTATTATTATAGAACCTTCTTTTTTGCAGTGGCGTGTGTTCACTGATATTATCACACAGTCGGCAGTAAAGATGATTTGTGCGCTGGGTCTTATGTTTCCGCTTTTGATTGGAGGAACGGATCTTGCGGGAGGCAGGCAGGTAGGTCTGGCGGCAGTGCTGGTTGCATCCATGTCCCAGATGAGTACCTACTCGAACAGATTTTGGCCCAATCTTCCCGAACTCCCCATTATTATTCCCATGCTTGTAGCCATTGCGGCAGTAGCAGCCATCGGTGCAATAAACGGATTTATGGTTTCCAGATTAAAGATGGCTCCCTTCATTGCAACATTTGGTATGTCTACTATCGTATACGGTATTAACTGTCTTTATTTTGCCAAAAAGCCTAATAACTCACAGCCTATAGGCGGAATCCGGGAAGATTTAAGATTTTTGAGCAGCTATAAAATATTTGACCAGGTCAGCTTGCTTGTTGCCATTGCGATTGCAGCCGTAGTTATCGTATGGTTTGTGCTGAATAAGACAGTATTCGGAAAAAATATTTATATCGTAGGCGGCAATGCAGATGCGGCCAGAGTATCAGGTGTCAACGTAGGAAAAGTGATCATGGCGGTCTTCATTATTGAAAGCTGCCTTGTAGGACTTGCAGGTATCATGGAGGTGGCAAGGACCGGCGGCGCTAACAGCTCCTATGGTATGGCGTATGAATTCGATGCGATTTCATCCTGCGTGGTCGGCGGTGTATCTTTAAGCGGCGGAATAGGAAAAGTATCCGGTGCGGCCATAGGTGTGATCATTTTTACATTTATCAGTTATGGTCTGGCTTTTATCGGAGTAAACTCGAATTGGCAGTTAATTATCAAGGGTATTATAATTTGCAGTGCGGTTGCTCTGGATATGAGAAAAAATGCTTAA